A portion of the Vibrio coralliirubri genome contains these proteins:
- a CDS encoding ACT domain-containing protein codes for MTSITDLDFLLRSMSPELIDGNYVFCTVDGALADYVQLNPISTFREKEGLTLVLEEDVATKAQLNFDAVFSLITLSVHSSLEAVGLTAAFATKLGSYGISANVVAGYYHDHIFVQKDKAEAAISALKEFSETD; via the coding sequence ATGACTTCCATTACCGACCTAGACTTCCTACTAAGATCCATGTCACCAGAATTAATCGACGGGAACTATGTTTTTTGCACTGTCGACGGAGCGTTAGCAGACTATGTTCAGCTCAACCCAATCTCGACTTTTCGTGAGAAAGAAGGTTTAACGCTGGTTCTGGAAGAAGACGTTGCGACCAAAGCTCAGCTAAACTTCGACGCTGTGTTTAGCCTGATCACTTTATCGGTACATTCGAGCCTTGAAGCGGTTGGGTTGACGGCTGCGTTTGCGACAAAGCTTGGCTCTTACGGCATTAGCGCTAACGTTGTTGCAGGCTACTATCACGACCACATCTTCGTTCAAAAAGACAAAGCAGAAGCTGCAATAAGTGCGCTGAAAGAGTTTTCAGAAACTGATTAA
- a CDS encoding YceI family protein — translation MKKLISTFGLLCTVISAQSFAESGYTLDPKLSNITFATIKKQFVVEPASIKPMSGGLTEEGQFSIVLDLKSVSTGVAIRDQRLNKLYFESMNFPEVKISGKVEPSMLSGDPKRATIAAEVTLHGVTKTIDFPVVVVPSSGLVMVSSASTIIVNGADFGISTENLNKLSATVGGLAISDKIPLSFNLLFDQ, via the coding sequence ATGAAAAAACTAATCTCTACATTCGGCCTCCTATGCACCGTTATCTCCGCTCAATCTTTCGCGGAATCGGGCTACACATTAGATCCGAAGTTATCGAACATCACATTCGCGACCATTAAGAAGCAGTTTGTTGTCGAACCCGCATCCATCAAGCCTATGTCTGGAGGGCTTACCGAAGAGGGTCAGTTTTCAATAGTATTGGACTTGAAAAGCGTGAGCACCGGTGTCGCTATCCGTGACCAGAGACTCAATAAACTCTACTTCGAATCAATGAATTTTCCTGAAGTGAAGATCTCAGGAAAGGTTGAACCGTCGATGCTATCCGGTGACCCCAAAAGAGCAACAATAGCAGCGGAAGTTACCTTACACGGCGTAACAAAAACGATCGATTTCCCAGTTGTGGTGGTTCCATCCTCAGGGCTTGTCATGGTTAGCTCAGCCTCGACAATCATCGTCAACGGCGCTGATTTTGGGATATCGACAGAGAATCTAAACAAACTTTCTGCGACCGTGGGTGGATTAGCGATTTCCGACAAAATCCCTTTAAGCTTTAACCTACTTTTCGACCAATAA
- a CDS encoding DUF1826 domain-containing protein, whose translation MNAVLTKPLATNSNQPLNISSVVTIQDQANHKPSFSASEQPTVLADIYQSDINMAVWQRQFDEGLTTAISEFIASNPNFSKSVSVSPDNAFDKLEFATDGTASKALLENMAELVDMFCCLFELEEVGLRLAVLNKAMCPRFHFDQVPCRLVTTYHGVATQWLPNDLVDRSKLGRGANGQPDSASGLYNHESDIQQLSSGDVALLKGERWSGNENAGLVHRSPVTSSDETRLLLTLDFG comes from the coding sequence ATGAATGCCGTGTTAACCAAGCCTTTGGCAACCAATAGCAACCAGCCACTCAACATTAGTTCAGTTGTGACTATCCAGGATCAGGCGAATCACAAGCCAAGCTTTAGTGCTTCTGAGCAGCCAACGGTATTAGCGGATATCTACCAGAGTGATATTAATATGGCGGTATGGCAGCGACAGTTTGATGAAGGCTTAACGACGGCAATCAGTGAATTTATCGCCTCGAATCCAAACTTTAGTAAGTCTGTTAGCGTGTCACCTGATAATGCTTTCGATAAGTTGGAATTTGCTACCGATGGCACCGCCTCTAAAGCGCTATTAGAAAACATGGCAGAGCTCGTGGATATGTTTTGTTGTTTGTTCGAGCTTGAAGAAGTCGGATTGCGTTTAGCCGTTCTGAATAAAGCGATGTGCCCACGTTTCCATTTTGATCAAGTGCCTTGCCGCTTGGTGACAACTTATCATGGTGTTGCGACTCAATGGTTGCCAAACGACTTAGTCGACCGTTCTAAGCTAGGGCGAGGGGCTAACGGACAGCCAGATTCAGCGTCCGGCTTGTACAATCATGAGTCAGATATCCAACAACTTTCGAGTGGTGATGTGGCATTACTAAAAGGGGAGCGCTGGAGTGGCAACGAAAATGCAGGCCTTGTGCATCGTTCACCAGTCACTTCATCTGACGAGACACGATTGCTGTTAACGTTGGACTTTGGTTGA
- a CDS encoding methyl-accepting chemotaxis protein encodes MFKKLSLKNKLAISASMAIILGGILVEALSFRASLQRLDTEVEQRLEGASASYNQYVSDWILSKERALTSLSKESKQESLVTHLKQVRDSASFDNVFLAFPDGSQKNANGVVLPPGNDDPRLWGWYTNAVANPSKVFMDNPTVAAATGANVVSLGTAMQLHGQQVVLGADVEITDILNSLEQVILPGEGYMFIATNKGTVYTHPDTKLLNKNISSLGLDFADVQKALTSGKDTSIELNGSDYVLYARAIDGTSLITVSVVNHDSLVAPLFDAVIGQVLVTLLVVIVCTILFNLLCTILFRPLNHVSQALAQIANGSGDLTQRIHVENQDEVGELAHNFNTFVGSLQQLIGHIRGQSEQLNNQSEQSAQRANRSVDELNHQQQEITMVATAVTEMASATQEIASHAEQTAKAAQDSATSTNSGHALVVDTKGSINNLANEVNEAGNVISELNKHAQEISTVLATIQGIAEQTNLLALNAAIEAARAGEQGRGFAVVADEVRVLSQRTHSSTEEIKSTIDILQRTTAQAVELMESSSKLAIHSVEDADRASHALEEINSAVALISDMATQIATAAEEQTHVTGEITQNITTIKDVTDHLVVGAQDSLTESNELKSQAAGLSDKVATFKLA; translated from the coding sequence ATGTTCAAGAAACTCTCGCTTAAAAATAAACTGGCGATTTCAGCCAGTATGGCCATTATCCTGGGGGGGATTTTGGTCGAGGCATTGTCTTTTCGTGCTTCACTGCAAAGGTTGGATACAGAAGTTGAACAGCGTTTAGAAGGCGCATCGGCTTCTTACAATCAATATGTATCGGATTGGATCTTATCCAAAGAGCGTGCGCTTACTTCTCTTTCGAAAGAATCCAAACAAGAAAGCTTGGTGACTCACCTAAAACAGGTTCGTGATTCTGCCTCTTTTGATAATGTCTTCTTGGCATTCCCTGACGGTTCTCAAAAGAACGCGAATGGGGTAGTACTTCCGCCGGGCAATGATGACCCACGTCTATGGGGTTGGTACACCAACGCGGTAGCAAACCCTAGTAAGGTGTTCATGGATAATCCAACGGTTGCAGCTGCAACTGGGGCGAATGTTGTGTCGCTGGGTACTGCTATGCAATTACATGGTCAACAGGTTGTGTTAGGCGCGGATGTTGAAATTACCGATATTCTTAATAGCCTAGAGCAAGTGATTCTTCCGGGTGAAGGTTACATGTTCATAGCGACCAATAAAGGTACAGTTTATACGCACCCTGACACCAAGTTACTGAACAAAAATATCAGCTCACTTGGGTTAGATTTTGCGGATGTACAAAAGGCGCTGACTAGCGGTAAAGACACTTCTATCGAGTTGAACGGCAGCGACTATGTTCTATACGCACGTGCGATTGATGGAACGAGCCTGATTACAGTGAGTGTTGTTAACCATGATTCATTGGTTGCGCCACTATTTGATGCTGTGATTGGTCAAGTGTTGGTGACGCTACTTGTGGTGATCGTATGTACCATACTGTTTAACCTGCTGTGTACGATTCTCTTCCGCCCGTTGAACCACGTATCTCAAGCACTGGCGCAAATCGCGAATGGTAGCGGTGATTTAACTCAACGTATTCATGTTGAAAACCAAGATGAAGTGGGTGAGTTGGCTCATAACTTCAATACCTTTGTTGGAAGCTTGCAGCAGTTGATTGGCCATATCCGTGGTCAGTCAGAACAGCTAAACAACCAGTCAGAGCAAAGTGCTCAGCGAGCGAACCGTTCGGTGGATGAGCTTAATCATCAGCAGCAAGAAATCACCATGGTCGCGACGGCCGTAACTGAAATGGCAAGCGCCACGCAAGAGATTGCATCGCATGCTGAGCAAACAGCAAAAGCGGCGCAAGATTCAGCGACAAGCACTAACAGCGGTCACGCTCTGGTTGTGGATACCAAAGGTTCAATCAATAACCTAGCCAATGAAGTGAACGAAGCGGGTAACGTGATCAGTGAGCTCAACAAGCATGCTCAAGAGATCTCGACCGTACTTGCAACGATTCAAGGCATTGCAGAGCAAACCAACTTGCTTGCTTTGAATGCTGCAATTGAGGCGGCTCGTGCTGGTGAACAAGGTCGTGGCTTTGCTGTGGTTGCTGATGAAGTACGTGTACTTTCACAGCGCACTCATTCTTCAACGGAAGAGATCAAATCAACGATTGATATCCTGCAACGCACGACAGCGCAAGCGGTTGAGCTGATGGAAAGCAGTTCTAAACTGGCGATACATTCAGTAGAAGATGCCGACAGAGCTTCGCATGCGCTTGAAGAGATCAACTCGGCGGTGGCTTTGATCAGTGACATGGCGACTCAAATCGCGACGGCTGCTGAAGAGCAAACACACGTGACGGGTGAAATTACCCAAAACATTACGACCATTAAAGATGTTACTGACCACTTGGTTGTGGGCGCACAGGACAGCTTAACTGAGTCAAACGAACTTAAAAGCCAAGCCGCGGGTTTAAGCGACAAAGTGGCCACTTTTAAGCTTGCTTAA